The proteins below come from a single Chelmon rostratus isolate fCheRos1 chromosome 10, fCheRos1.pri, whole genome shotgun sequence genomic window:
- the srpk1a gene encoding SRSF protein kinase 1a isoform X2, with product MERKVLALQARKKRAKAKKTSKKQPVNPRSRQQPQPEVSPQEPEEPEEILGSDDEEQEDPNDYCKGGYHHVKVGDLYNGKYHVIRKLGWGHFSTVWLAWDIQVKRFVAMKVVKSAEHYTETAVDEIKLLTSVRNSDPNDPNREMVVQLLDDFKISGVNGTHVCMVFEVLGHHLLKWIIKSNYQGLPLPCVKSIVRQVLQGLDYLHTKCQIIHTDIKPENILMSVEEPYVRKLAAEATEWQRAGAPPPSGSAISTAPAPKQTVKMSKNKKKKLKKKQKRQAELLEKCILDLEEMEKTTETREEEDDEDEDPQSPKGRACAPLRQVSLLELGNEETEESSVNADLVRVGPEGLSEVNCNGHVEVDQRQSQWRDEDQHNGNAENTEKCASREESPAHPICNGVESADLKELHTETEGAPSSGVTERHLPAGLEEGELEQSILQEEGEDRAHCQYTTEESLRNGKLTAGSLLVNPLEPLNADQIKVKIADLGNACWVHKHFTEDIQTRQYRSLEVLIGSGYSTPADIWSTACMAFELATGDYLFEPHSGEDYSRDEDHIALIIELLGSVPRKLIMTGKYSKDFFTKKGDLKHITKLKPWGLLEVLIDKYEWPREEAECFADFLIPMLELIPEKRATAAECLRHPWLAL from the exons GCAACCAGTTAATCCCAGAAGTCGACAGCAGCCCCAACCTGAAGTGTCGCCTCAGGAACCCGAGGAACCTGAGGAGATTCTTGGCTCTGAtgatgaggagcaggaggatCCCAACGACTACTGCAAAG GTGGCTACCACCATGTGAAAGTAGGAGACCTTTATAACGGCAAATACCATGTAATCCGGAAACTGGGCTGGGGACACTTTTCCACCGTGTGGCTCGCCTGGGACATCCA GGTGAAGAGGTTTGTTGCAATGAAGGTGGTGAAGAGTGCGGAGCACTACACAGAGACAGCGGTCGATGAGATCAAACTCCTCACATCT GTAAGAAACTCAGATCCCAATGATCCCAACCGGGAGATGGTGGTTCAGCTGCTAGATGACTTCAAGATCTCTGGTGTTAATGGGACTC ATGTCTGCATGGTGTTTGAGGTGTTGGGCCATCACTTATTAAAGTGGATTATAAAGTCCAATTACCAAGGGCTGCCTCTGCCGTGTGTCAAAAGCATCGTAAGACAG GTACTCCAAGGCCTGGACTACCTGCACACAAAGTGTCAGATCATCCACACAGACATCAAGCCCGAGAATATCCTTATGAGTGTTGAGGAGCCTTATGTCCGTAAGCTCGCAGCTGAAGCCACAGAGTGGCAGAGGGCTGGGGCGCCTCCCCCGTCAGGTTCAGCAA TAAGCACAGCACCTGCTCCAAAACAG acagtaaaaatgtccaagaacaagaagaagaagttaaaaaagaagcagaagcGTCAGGCGGAGCTGCTGGAAAAGTGCATCCTGGACCTGGAGGAGATGGAAAAGACCACAGAGACacgagaggaggaagacgatgAAGACGAGGACCCTCAGTCTCCAAAGGGGCGGGCCTGTGCCCCTCTCAGACAGGTGTCTCTCCTGGAGCTAGGGAATGAGGAAACAGAGG AGAGCAGTGTGAATGCAGATCTTGTGAGGGTGGGACCAGAGGGGCTGTCTGAGGTGAACTGTAACGGCCATGTGGAGGTGGACCAGAGGCAGTCCCAGTGGAGGGACGAAGACCAACACAACGGCAatgcagagaacacagagaaatGTGCTAGTCGGGAGGAGTCCCCTGCTCACCCCATCTGTAACGGCGTGGAATCTGCAGATCTGAAGGAGCTGCACACTGAGACTGAAGGTGCTCCCAGCAGCGGAGTCACTGAGAGACACCTTCCTGCtgggctggaggagggagagctggagcAGAGCATTttgcaggaggagggagaggacaggGCTCACTGTCAATATACAACTGAGGAAAGCCTGAGAAATG GCAAGCTAACAGCAGGATCCCTGCTAGTTAACCCCCTTGAGCCACTCAATGCGGACCAGATCAAGGTCAAGATTGCAGACTTGGGAAATGCCTGCTGGGTG CATAAGCACTTTACAGAAGACATCCAGACACGACAGTACCGGTCCTTAGAGGTGCTCATTGGTTCTGGATACAGCACGCCGGCCGATATATGGAGCACAGCCTGCATG GCCTTTGAGCTTGCCACAGGGGACTACTTGTTTGAACCACATTCTGGGGAAGATTATTCCAGGGATGAAG ACCATATAGCGCTGATCATTGAGCTGCTGGGGAGTGTCCCACGCAAACTCATAATGACGGGCAAATATTCCAAGGATTTTTTCACCAAGAAAg GTGATTTGAAGCACATTACCAAGCTGAAGCCCTGGGGTCTGCTTGAGGTGCTGATAGACAAGTACGAGTGGCCCCGCGAAGAAGCCGAATGCTTCGCCGACTTCTTGATCCCCATGCTGGAGCTGATCCCAGAGAAGAGAGCCACGGCCGCAGAGTGCTTGCGCCACCCCTGGCTCGCCCTCTAG
- the srpk1a gene encoding SRSF protein kinase 1a isoform X1: MERKVLALQARKKRAKAKKTSKKQPVNPRSRQQPQPEVSPQEPEEPEEILGSDDEEQEDPNDYCKGGYHHVKVGDLYNGKYHVIRKLGWGHFSTVWLAWDIQVKRFVAMKVVKSAEHYTETAVDEIKLLTSVRNSDPNDPNREMVVQLLDDFKISGVNGTHVCMVFEVLGHHLLKWIIKSNYQGLPLPCVKSIVRQVLQGLDYLHTKCQIIHTDIKPENILMSVEEPYVRKLAAEATEWQRAGAPPPSGSAISTAPAPKQTVKMSKNKKKKLKKKQKRQAELLEKCILDLEEMEKTTETREEEDDEDEDPQSPKGRACAPLRQVSLLELGNEETEESSVNADLVRVGPEGLSEVNCNGHVEVDQRQSQWRDEDQHNGNAENTEKCASREESPAHPICNGVESADLKELHTETEGAPSSGVTERHLPAGLEEGELEQSILQEEGEDRAHCQYTTEESLRNGKLTAGSLLVNPLEPLNADQIKVKIADLGNACWVHKHFTEDIQTRQYRSLEVLIGSGYSTPADIWSTACMAFELATGDYLFEPHSGEDYSRDEDHLALMIELLGKIPRHYALSGKYSQEYFTKRGDLKHITKLKPWGLLEVLIDKYEWPREEAECFADFLIPMLELIPEKRATAAECLRHPWLAL, translated from the exons GCAACCAGTTAATCCCAGAAGTCGACAGCAGCCCCAACCTGAAGTGTCGCCTCAGGAACCCGAGGAACCTGAGGAGATTCTTGGCTCTGAtgatgaggagcaggaggatCCCAACGACTACTGCAAAG GTGGCTACCACCATGTGAAAGTAGGAGACCTTTATAACGGCAAATACCATGTAATCCGGAAACTGGGCTGGGGACACTTTTCCACCGTGTGGCTCGCCTGGGACATCCA GGTGAAGAGGTTTGTTGCAATGAAGGTGGTGAAGAGTGCGGAGCACTACACAGAGACAGCGGTCGATGAGATCAAACTCCTCACATCT GTAAGAAACTCAGATCCCAATGATCCCAACCGGGAGATGGTGGTTCAGCTGCTAGATGACTTCAAGATCTCTGGTGTTAATGGGACTC ATGTCTGCATGGTGTTTGAGGTGTTGGGCCATCACTTATTAAAGTGGATTATAAAGTCCAATTACCAAGGGCTGCCTCTGCCGTGTGTCAAAAGCATCGTAAGACAG GTACTCCAAGGCCTGGACTACCTGCACACAAAGTGTCAGATCATCCACACAGACATCAAGCCCGAGAATATCCTTATGAGTGTTGAGGAGCCTTATGTCCGTAAGCTCGCAGCTGAAGCCACAGAGTGGCAGAGGGCTGGGGCGCCTCCCCCGTCAGGTTCAGCAA TAAGCACAGCACCTGCTCCAAAACAG acagtaaaaatgtccaagaacaagaagaagaagttaaaaaagaagcagaagcGTCAGGCGGAGCTGCTGGAAAAGTGCATCCTGGACCTGGAGGAGATGGAAAAGACCACAGAGACacgagaggaggaagacgatgAAGACGAGGACCCTCAGTCTCCAAAGGGGCGGGCCTGTGCCCCTCTCAGACAGGTGTCTCTCCTGGAGCTAGGGAATGAGGAAACAGAGG AGAGCAGTGTGAATGCAGATCTTGTGAGGGTGGGACCAGAGGGGCTGTCTGAGGTGAACTGTAACGGCCATGTGGAGGTGGACCAGAGGCAGTCCCAGTGGAGGGACGAAGACCAACACAACGGCAatgcagagaacacagagaaatGTGCTAGTCGGGAGGAGTCCCCTGCTCACCCCATCTGTAACGGCGTGGAATCTGCAGATCTGAAGGAGCTGCACACTGAGACTGAAGGTGCTCCCAGCAGCGGAGTCACTGAGAGACACCTTCCTGCtgggctggaggagggagagctggagcAGAGCATTttgcaggaggagggagaggacaggGCTCACTGTCAATATACAACTGAGGAAAGCCTGAGAAATG GCAAGCTAACAGCAGGATCCCTGCTAGTTAACCCCCTTGAGCCACTCAATGCGGACCAGATCAAGGTCAAGATTGCAGACTTGGGAAATGCCTGCTGGGTG CATAAGCACTTTACAGAAGACATCCAGACACGACAGTACCGGTCCTTAGAGGTGCTCATTGGTTCTGGATACAGCACGCCGGCCGATATATGGAGCACAGCCTGCATG GCCTTTGAGCTTGCCACAGGGGACTACTTGTTTGAACCACATTCTGGGGAAGATTATTCCAGGGATGAAG ACCATCTTGCTCTCATGATTGAGTTGCTTGGTAAAATCCCTCGTCACTATGCTCTGAGTGGGAAATACTCACAGGAATACTTCACCAAGAGAG GTGATTTGAAGCACATTACCAAGCTGAAGCCCTGGGGTCTGCTTGAGGTGCTGATAGACAAGTACGAGTGGCCCCGCGAAGAAGCCGAATGCTTCGCCGACTTCTTGATCCCCATGCTGGAGCTGATCCCAGAGAAGAGAGCCACGGCCGCAGAGTGCTTGCGCCACCCCTGGCTCGCCCTCTAG
- the lhfpl5b gene encoding LHFPL tetraspan subfamily member 5b, with product MDLLPAQEAAKIYHTNYVRNSRAIGVMWAVFTICFVIITMVVFIQPYWIGDSVNTPQAGYFGLFHYCIGNALTSELTCKGSVLDFSSIPSPAFRTAMFFVGTSMLLIVGTMVCFSLFFFCNAGNVYKICAWMQLASAVLMVMGCMIYPDGWDSPEVKRMCGQRTDKYSLGNCTVRWAYILAIISILDALLLALLSFTLGNRQDKLLPDDFEVEGAGNP from the exons ATGGATCTGCTTCCAGCCCAGGAGGCTGCCAAGATCTACCACACCAACTATGTGAGAAACTCGCGGGCCATCGGCGTCATGTGGGCCGTGTTCACCATCTGCTtcgtcatcatcaccatggTGGTCTTCATCCAGCCCTACTGGATCGGGGACAGCGTCAACACGCCGCAGGCCGGCTACTTCGGCCTCTTCCACTACTGCATCGGCAACGCGCTCACCTCGGAGCTCACCTGCAAGGGCAGCGTGCTAGACTTCAGCTCCATCCCGTCGCCGGCCTTCAGGACCGCCATGTTCTTCGTGGGGACCTCCATGCTGCTGATTGTGGGCACCATGGTCTGCTtcagcctcttcttcttctgcaacgCCGGGAACGTCTACAAGATCTGTGCATGGATGCAGCTGGCCTCAG CCGTGCTGATGGTGATGGGCTGTATGATCTACCCGGACGGCTGGGATTCCCCGGAGGTGAAGAGGATGTGTGGCCAGAGGACGGATAAGTACAGTCTGGGGAACTGCACGGTGCGCTGGGCCTACATCCTGGCCATCATCAGCATCCTGGACGCCCTCCTCCTGGCCCTTCTGTCCTTCACCCTCGGCAACCGGCAGGACAAACTGCTGCCGGACGACTTCGAGGTGGAGGGGGCAG gaaACCCGTGA